A window from Zingiber officinale cultivar Zhangliang chromosome 7A, Zo_v1.1, whole genome shotgun sequence encodes these proteins:
- the LOC122002740 gene encoding uncharacterized protein LOC122002740 isoform X1 codes for MLTSQRQQNRRGRTVMRDVHALDPDDVLVVQFNERGQPYGDIQPVLANFVGTIARNGNLLPLSFLDWRKMPKKRLNDAWRKVTARFDIPDRHRDVIMQMMGAAWRRWRTEIKAKSYDSNIPLDELVSIRPVPQKLTPEVWEALCHYWNTNEKISKINQENAKKKRGSHALGRTNIPSLEHKFFQEKGRKSTRIEIIKISR; via the exons ATGCTTACATCTCAAAGGCAACAAAATAGACGTGGGAGGACAGTGATGAGGGATGTGCATGCATTAGATCCTGATGATGTACTTGTAGTGCAATTTAATGAAAGAGGCCAGCCTTATGGGGATATACAACCAGTTCTTGCCAATTTTGTGGGTACGATCGCTAGAAATGGGAACTTGTTGCCCCTTAGTTTTCTTGATTGGAGAAAGATGCCCAAAAAACGCTTGAATGATGCATGGAGAAAAGTGACC GCACGTTTTGATATTCCCGATCGCCATCGAGATGTTATTATGCAAATGATGGGGGCAGCATGGAGGCGATGGAGGACTGAAATCAAAGCTAAGTCTTATGATTCGAATATTCCATTGGATGAGCTTGTTTCCATTCGTCCAGTTCCTCAAAAGTTGACTCCTGAAGTTTGGGAAGCATTGTGCCATTATTGGAACACTAATGAG aaaatttcaaaaattaatcaagaaaatgcGAAGAAAAAAAGAGGGAGTCATGCGCTGGGTCGTACAAATATTCCATCCTTGGAGCATAAATTT TTTCAGGAAAAGGGGAGAAAATCTACTCGCATTGAGATAATAAAAATAAGTCgttga
- the LOC122002740 gene encoding uncharacterized protein LOC122002740 isoform X2 — protein MLTSQRQQNRRGRTVMRDVHALDPDDVLVVQFNERGQPYGDIQPVLANFVGTIARNGNLLPLSFLDWRKMPKKRLNDAWRKVTARFDIPDRHRDVIMQMMGAAWRRWRTEIKAKSYDSNIPLDELVSIRPVPQKLTPEVWEALCHYWNTNEKISKINQENAKKKRGSHALGRTNIPSLEHKF, from the exons ATGCTTACATCTCAAAGGCAACAAAATAGACGTGGGAGGACAGTGATGAGGGATGTGCATGCATTAGATCCTGATGATGTACTTGTAGTGCAATTTAATGAAAGAGGCCAGCCTTATGGGGATATACAACCAGTTCTTGCCAATTTTGTGGGTACGATCGCTAGAAATGGGAACTTGTTGCCCCTTAGTTTTCTTGATTGGAGAAAGATGCCCAAAAAACGCTTGAATGATGCATGGAGAAAAGTGACC GCACGTTTTGATATTCCCGATCGCCATCGAGATGTTATTATGCAAATGATGGGGGCAGCATGGAGGCGATGGAGGACTGAAATCAAAGCTAAGTCTTATGATTCGAATATTCCATTGGATGAGCTTGTTTCCATTCGTCCAGTTCCTCAAAAGTTGACTCCTGAAGTTTGGGAAGCATTGTGCCATTATTGGAACACTAATGAG aaaatttcaaaaattaatcaagaaaatgcGAAGAAAAAAAGAGGGAGTCATGCGCTGGGTCGTACAAATATTCCATCCTTGGAGCATAAATTT TAG